From Triticum aestivum cultivar Chinese Spring chromosome 7B, IWGSC CS RefSeq v2.1, whole genome shotgun sequence:
GCAAAAATCCGTTCGTTCGGATTTTAGCTTTTTGCCAATTTTGAAATTAATACTGCCAGGGGGCGgatccatctggccggcccagccatgTGCAACGCATCTGACAATTGACAATTAATTTTCTAAAAAAAAGACAATTGGCAATTAATTACCTCGGTCTTGTATGCTAAATCTTGTTTATTGTTCGATGATTGTTTTTCCTTTTCGCGAGAGGATATGAATAACAAGTGAAGCCACGACTTCTATTTAGACACGAAGTCTTCGTCTTCCCCTTGCTCTGCTCGATCCTACCTACGCCAGCGCACACTCTGTCTCACGCTCGCGAGCGAACTAGCCCAGGAGCAATGGCGCCGTCCAAGAAGGTGCTGATGCTGTGCGGCGACTACATGGAGGACTACGAGGCGGCCGTGCCCTTCTACGCGCTGGCCGGCCTGGGCGTCGCCGTCCACTGCGCCACCCCGGGCAAGGCCCCCGGCGACCCCTGCCTCACCGCCGTGCACGACTTCCTCGGCTACGAGCTCTACACGGAGATCCCCGGCCACCGCTTCCGCGTCACCGCCGActtcgccgcggcggcggccgacCCGTCCTCGTACGACGCCCTCGTCGTCCCGGGCGGCCGCTTCGTGGAGCAGCTCAGCGTTGACCCCGAGGCGGTCGCCCTCGTCGGGGCGTTCGCGGGCGAGCTGCGCAGGCCGGTCGTGCTCACGTGCCACAGCCAGGTCCTGCTCGCCGCTGCGGGCGCCATGGGCGGCGTCCGCTGCACGGCGTTCTTCAGCCTGCGGCCCGTCGTGGAGCTGGCCGGCGGGACCTGGGTCGAGCCCGATCCCTTCAGCCTGTGCGTCGCCGATGGCCACGTCCTGACCGCCATCGGGTGGCCCGCGCACGGGGAGATCATCGGGCAGCTCGTGCGCGCCTTGGGCGGCCGAGTCCTCGGCGGGCGCGGCCAGGGCGTCCTCTTCCTCTGCGCCgtaagctaaccacttctcccccGTCCCCTCCCTCTCACCGTTCTTGAATTAACTGTGACGTGATGAACTGATGATCGATACAGGACTACGTGGACGACTACGAGGCGAACGTGCCCTTCCGCGCGCTGGCCGGCGTGGGCTGCCGCGTGGAGGCGGCGTGCCCGACGAAGCGCAAGGGCGAGCCGTGCGTCACGGCGATCTACGACGACGTCGCCGTGGCCCCCGGCGCGGTGAGCGACGAGAAGCGTGGGCACAACTTCGTGATGACCGTGGACTGGGCCGACATCAACGTCGACGACTACGAGTGCGTGGTCGTGCCCGGAGGCCGGTCGCCGGAGCTGCTCGTGACGAACGAGAAGGCGGTGGCGCTGGTGGGGCAGTTCGCGGCCAAGGGGAAGGTGGTCGCCAGCATCGACCAGGGGCACCTCGTCCTCGCCGCGGCGGGGCTCCTCAAGGGCAAGCGGTGCGCGAGCGGAGTGCCCATGAGGGTGGTCTCCAACCTCGCCGGCGCGGCGGCCGTGGAGCCCCAAGGGGCGGTCGCCGACGGGAAGCTCGTGACGGCGGCGAGCTGGCCGGACCTTGCCGAGTTCATAGCTCGCCTCGTGGATCTCTTGGGCATCACCGTCTCGTTCTAAAGATGCAACTGCAATGCATCTCTCCGTGATCTGTAATAACTTTGTGAACAGAACACCGAACACTGTCACACTCTGCAGAAACTCTATTCTTCTAGAGTTCAGAGATTGCCATATGCTTCCAGTTCTCTGTTGGAATTTTCTGGTGGTTCGAACTTGCCTTTGATCAGTTATGAATGGTTTCTACATACGCTTTCATAGCCTTCAGTTTGGCACCACAAACTGCAGAGCTCATCGCTTGCCACCGACAGTCCTGCAAACGATCTATCTATCTATTAATACACTTTGCTCCATTATTATAGAGCCCTCTTGTTCAATTGAAGTCTCTAATTTAAAATCGAATAACCCGATTTTGACCGGGTTAATTTTTTTTTTCTCATGGAGCTCTATCGTTCAATCCTTTTAATTCACAATGAAGCTCTCTCgttcaattcttttaattcacaATGTTCCTTATTTTGGATCACTCACATTCGATTGAGGTATTTAATTTTGGATCTGGTTTATGATTTTGATTGGATATACAATTTCTCAAATCAACCAACAATAACCGACCTATAAAAACATATGAACCCAACGCACCCTCTCACCATCTAAAAAAAGAAATGTCACTATGTGATACtatagcaccaatatagtacatgAAGTCATCGAATTTTTTCCGTATAAGTTTGAATTGATTAATATACAACACAGAATCACCACAAAAGGCCCATCAAAAcatcaaattaaaaataaaaagacAAGACACTCTAtcatctcccctccccctccccccaccaagCCAAATACTCTCTCAATTTGGAAATAAAATGTAAGGTGTAATAGTTTTTCAATAGTCAAATTCCTTTAATTTTTACCAAGTTCAATGTCAAAAACATCGACATCCACAACACCCTTCTTCAAGAGTTCGTCCAATTAACTAGTTAAATGGTTGATTAATCCCTATTCGTAGGGTCGCCAAGTAGGCGATAAATTGATTAATCGGCCGATTAATTGATTAATTGGTTGACTAACTtgtcgattagcctattaatcctctACCCATCAaccaaccctagccgcctcctcctctcaACCCTAGCTGCCCCTCCTCCTCACCCCTCCCGTccttcctccctcgccgccgcctgacgcaaccgccgggcaagcccggggcgccaaggatggtggcggcaGGGCCTCGGTTGCCCTGCTTCTGTGTGGGGAGCCCCTGATCTGGAGCGGCGGCTTCATTGGCAAGGCACGACCGGCTAACAGCCATGCGGGTGGTGGATCCCGGTGTCCCGGCCGCGCGGACGGCGGAATCCGGTGGTCATTGGCGGCCGGCAGCGGCTTCTGCGGCGTCCCTTCCTCCCCTGTTCGGCGTGCGGGGGAGCCTGCTCGGGCCGCGTTTCATCTCGGTCGCCGGTTCTGTACATGAGGTGCTGGTGGTGGCGGAGATCTAGTTCAGGCGAAATCCCTGGCCGGCCATGACCGGCCGCGCCGACGGTAACGCCTGAGGGCGCCGTTTCCTTCCTTGGAGGCAtcggtatggactgatctcctcacttcaccTTCCCCTAGGTCTCCCAGGCGAAAGCCCCAActctgttgggcggcggcggcgctcacggcatcgttcccttcttgaaggcgccgctttgggaaccttggggttgggtggcacttgtgggtggtgggcgacggcggtggtgcggccctttcctagcatggatttatgtccgttgcttggagatggactcgcgtaggtggaggtcgtcggttGGCGTCGTGATGGCgtcaatggcggaggacctgccaaggctcgcgtaggtggaggtcatcGTTTGGCTCGTGTGccgtcgatggcggaggaccttccaaggttgtcacctcaatttgctctgaagatggaccagtggaagatggcggggacgacacatgtgagtgcgtcagaccggtttgaGCCCCGGACCCAGCAGATGGCTCGgccggggcctccggctttagaagt
This genomic window contains:
- the LOC123157367 gene encoding DJ-1 protein homolog E, with translation MAPSKKVLMLCGDYMEDYEAAVPFYALAGLGVAVHCATPGKAPGDPCLTAVHDFLGYELYTEIPGHRFRVTADFAAAAADPSSYDALVVPGGRFVEQLSVDPEAVALVGAFAGELRRPVVLTCHSQVLLAAAGAMGGVRCTAFFSLRPVVELAGGTWVEPDPFSLCVADGHVLTAIGWPAHGEIIGQLVRALGGRVLGGRGQGVLFLCADYVDDYEANVPFRALAGVGCRVEAACPTKRKGEPCVTAIYDDVAVAPGAVSDEKRGHNFVMTVDWADINVDDYECVVVPGGRSPELLVTNEKAVALVGQFAAKGKVVASIDQGHLVLAAAGLLKGKRCASGVPMRVVSNLAGAAAVEPQGAVADGKLVTAASWPDLAEFIARLVDLLGITVSF